In Acidobacteriota bacterium, the following proteins share a genomic window:
- a CDS encoding WYL domain-containing protein, translating to MRRFLDRLPDVLVAKGPAAPATGRRGERQLLARLVEASLDRRRARMRYHSFSSNRVKDYEVEPSQVVYGNGALYLLAFVPEYGEMRTFALDRIQRLSLLEDRFEPKRELTREVFPNSLGIHHGPPVLVQLEFSAPLSRYVQERVWHPSQRLEAFDDGRLRLSLEVCDDWALRTWILGFGAHVRVVAPSSLAQAILAEVEDARRQYQPRIEFELPLARFDDRTQRILPFSRAS from the coding sequence ATGCGCCGGTTCCTCGACAGGCTGCCCGACGTGCTCGTGGCCAAGGGGCCCGCAGCTCCGGCCACCGGCAGGCGGGGCGAGCGCCAGCTGCTCGCGCGCCTGGTCGAGGCGTCGCTCGACCGGCGGCGGGCCCGCATGCGCTACCACTCGTTCTCGAGCAACCGCGTGAAGGACTACGAGGTCGAGCCCAGTCAGGTCGTCTACGGCAACGGCGCGCTGTACCTGCTCGCGTTCGTGCCCGAGTACGGCGAGATGCGCACCTTCGCGCTCGACCGCATCCAGCGGCTCTCACTGCTCGAAGACCGTTTCGAGCCGAAACGGGAGCTGACACGCGAAGTGTTCCCGAATTCGCTCGGCATCCACCACGGCCCCCCGGTGCTCGTGCAGCTCGAGTTCAGCGCGCCGCTCTCGCGCTACGTCCAGGAGCGCGTGTGGCACCCCTCGCAGCGGCTGGAGGCGTTCGACGACGGGCGGCTCCGCCTCTCGCTCGAGGTGTGCGACGATTGGGCGTTGAGGACCTGGATTCTCGGCTTCGGCGCCCACGTCAGGGTCGTGGCGCCCTCCTCGCTCGCGCAGGCGATCCTGGCGGAGGTCGAGGACGCCCGGCGGCAGTACCAGCCGCGCATCGAATTCGAGCTGCCGCTCGCACGGTTCGACGACCGGACGCAGCGGATCCTGCCGTTCTCGCGGGCATCGTAG
- a CDS encoding inorganic diphosphatase: MHPWHDIYVDDHLIAKTFPVVIEVPMGSKNKYELDKDSGLMRLDRVLYSAVYYPANYGFIPRTYCDDGDPLDALVLGQEPVHPMTVVEARAIGVMRMRDEKGIDDKILAVTVNDPAVADYTTHTQLPGHTLREIKRFFEDYKTLENKQVVVEDFMGPEEAIGILKESLDLYRQLRRGELRRVPS, translated from the coding sequence ATGCATCCGTGGCACGACATCTACGTCGACGATCACCTCATCGCGAAGACCTTCCCCGTCGTCATCGAGGTGCCGATGGGCAGCAAGAACAAATACGAGCTCGACAAGGACTCGGGCCTCATGCGGCTCGACCGCGTCCTCTACAGCGCGGTCTACTACCCCGCCAACTACGGGTTCATCCCGCGGACGTACTGCGACGACGGCGATCCGCTCGACGCGCTGGTGCTCGGCCAGGAACCGGTCCACCCGATGACCGTCGTCGAGGCCCGGGCGATTGGCGTGATGCGGATGCGCGACGAGAAGGGCATCGACGACAAGATCCTGGCCGTGACGGTGAACGACCCCGCCGTCGCCGACTACACGACCCACACGCAGCTGCCCGGACACACGCTGCGCGAGATCAAGCGGTTCTTCGAGGACTACAAGACGCTCGAGAACAAGCAGGTCGTCGTCGAGGACTTCATGGGCCCCGAGGAAGCGATCGGGATCCTCAAGGAGTCGCTCGACCTGTACCGGCAGCTGCGTCGGGGTGAGCTGCGACGAGTGCCGTCATGA
- the hypF gene encoding carbamoyltransferase HypF, translating into MPLEGRRIVVTGTVQGVGFRPWVFRIAREAGISGRVRNDGHGVVIEAFGTPDTLERFLALLAAEPPPAARIDEIAPTPIAPEQLPDFVIVASEEAAGRRVSIPPDLATCEACFGDVADPANRRFRYPFTNCTNCGPRFTITRDVPYDRATTTMAPFVMCAACRAEYESPHDRRFHAEPNACPACGPALTLLDAAGARQAVPDPLAAAATALRAGLVVAVKGLGGFHLACDARSSNAVATLRRRKRRDEKPLAVMAADLDEAERLAVLSDDERRLLESVERPIVLVARRDRSGLAPEVSPRNRLVGLMLPYTPLHRLLLAEAGGPLVMTSGNLSDEPLAVHNDEAVARLGPLADALLVHDRDIDAPCDDSVVRVIAGRATVMRRARGFVPRPIRLRRPVARPVLAVGGLLKNAVCLASGDEAWLGPHLGDLDNVATLTFFDTCITRMRRFLRIDPEVVAHDLHPDYASTRWALDQSGLEPVGVQHHHAHIAGVVTEHRLDGPVFGLAWDGTGYGPDGTSWGGELLLVDGARCDRLATLRPVALPGGDVAVRQVWRLGLVLLADAFGDDLPVDGLEVFRRVPPRDVEIVRQMLASSLNAPLASGAGRYFDGVGALVLGRTESRFEGQVAMELNDVAHPFERGVYPFGLDRGLSPWQIDLRPTVRSVVTDLAAGASPAWVSARFHNTLVAAGAAAVRAAAREFGTWPVALSGGCFQNPRLAEGLREALAGEFAVHLHRQVPPGDGGLALGQVAVAAARMGVGG; encoded by the coding sequence ATGCCCCTCGAAGGCCGTCGAATCGTCGTGACCGGCACCGTGCAGGGGGTCGGGTTCCGACCCTGGGTGTTCCGCATCGCGCGCGAGGCCGGGATCTCCGGCCGCGTCCGCAACGACGGCCACGGGGTGGTCATCGAGGCGTTCGGCACGCCGGACACGCTCGAACGGTTCCTGGCCCTGCTCGCCGCGGAGCCGCCTCCGGCCGCCCGCATCGACGAGATCGCGCCCACGCCCATCGCGCCCGAACAGCTGCCCGACTTCGTCATCGTCGCGAGCGAGGAGGCGGCCGGACGGCGCGTCTCGATTCCGCCCGACCTCGCCACGTGCGAGGCGTGCTTCGGCGACGTCGCCGATCCGGCCAACCGGCGATTCCGCTACCCGTTCACCAACTGCACGAACTGCGGGCCCCGCTTCACCATCACGCGCGACGTCCCGTACGACCGCGCGACGACGACGATGGCGCCGTTTGTGATGTGCGCGGCGTGCCGTGCGGAGTACGAGTCGCCGCACGATCGGCGGTTCCACGCCGAGCCCAACGCGTGTCCCGCCTGCGGTCCGGCGCTGACGCTGCTCGACGCCGCCGGGGCGCGTCAGGCCGTGCCCGACCCGCTCGCGGCAGCCGCCACGGCCCTGCGGGCGGGCCTCGTCGTCGCCGTCAAGGGGCTCGGCGGGTTCCACCTGGCGTGCGACGCGCGTTCGTCGAACGCGGTCGCCACGCTCCGCCGGCGCAAGCGGCGCGACGAGAAGCCGTTGGCCGTGATGGCCGCCGACCTCGACGAGGCCGAGCGCCTCGCGGTGCTCTCCGACGACGAGCGCCGGCTGCTCGAGAGCGTCGAGCGCCCGATCGTGCTCGTCGCGCGTCGTGACCGATCGGGCCTCGCCCCCGAGGTCTCGCCGCGCAACCGGCTGGTCGGGCTGATGCTGCCCTACACGCCGCTGCATCGCCTGCTGCTCGCCGAGGCCGGGGGGCCGCTGGTGATGACGTCGGGCAATCTGTCGGACGAGCCGCTGGCCGTGCACAACGACGAGGCCGTCGCGCGCCTCGGCCCGCTGGCCGACGCGTTGCTGGTGCACGACCGCGACATCGACGCGCCGTGCGACGACTCGGTGGTGCGGGTCATCGCGGGCCGCGCGACCGTGATGCGCCGGGCGCGCGGGTTCGTCCCGCGCCCCATCCGCCTCCGGCGGCCGGTCGCCCGTCCCGTGCTCGCGGTCGGCGGCCTGCTCAAGAACGCCGTGTGCCTGGCAAGCGGCGACGAGGCCTGGCTCGGCCCGCACCTGGGCGATCTCGACAACGTCGCGACCCTGACGTTCTTCGACACGTGCATCACACGGATGCGGCGGTTCCTCCGGATCGATCCGGAGGTCGTCGCCCACGATCTGCATCCCGACTACGCGTCGACACGGTGGGCCCTCGACCAGTCGGGCCTCGAGCCCGTCGGCGTGCAGCACCATCACGCGCACATCGCCGGCGTCGTCACCGAACATCGGCTCGACGGACCGGTATTCGGCCTGGCCTGGGATGGCACGGGCTACGGTCCCGACGGCACGTCCTGGGGTGGCGAGCTGCTGCTCGTCGACGGGGCGCGCTGCGATCGGCTCGCGACGTTGCGCCCCGTTGCTCTCCCGGGCGGCGACGTGGCCGTCAGGCAGGTCTGGCGCCTCGGCCTCGTGTTGCTCGCCGACGCGTTCGGCGACGACCTGCCGGTCGACGGCCTCGAGGTCTTCCGTCGCGTGCCGCCTCGCGACGTCGAGATCGTCCGGCAGATGCTGGCTTCGTCACTCAACGCCCCGCTGGCCTCGGGCGCGGGCCGGTACTTCGACGGGGTCGGCGCGCTCGTCCTCGGCCGGACCGAGTCACGCTTCGAGGGCCAGGTGGCGATGGAACTGAACGACGTGGCGCACCCCTTCGAGCGCGGCGTGTACCCGTTCGGGCTCGATCGCGGCCTCTCCCCGTGGCAGATCGACCTGCGGCCGACGGTCCGATCCGTGGTCACCGATCTCGCGGCAGGCGCCTCGCCGGCCTGGGTCTCGGCCAGGTTCCACAACACGCTCGTCGCGGCGGGCGCGGCCGCCGTGCGCGCGGCCGCCCGCGAGTTCGGCACCTGGCCGGTCGCGCTGTCGGGGGGCTGCTTCCAGAACCCGCGACTCGCCGAGGGCCTGCGCGAGGCACTCGCCGGCGAGTTCGCCGTTCACCTTCACCGCCAGGTGCCGCCGGGAGATGGCGGTCTCGCGCTGGGGCAGGTGGCGGTCGCGGCGGCGCGGATGGGGGTGGGGGGCTGA
- a CDS encoding HTH domain-containing protein, translating into MRNREFIRQWEILRTLDACRLGRTIHELAADTGVSTRTIRRDLAALGEAGFPVYCDEEGEATKRWKLDQRPFRGLEDNASRCSNSVPSTSVDRCSSAWRARRSATT; encoded by the coding sequence ATGCGGAACCGAGAGTTCATCCGGCAGTGGGAGATCCTGCGCACGCTCGACGCGTGCCGCCTCGGACGCACCATCCACGAACTGGCCGCCGATACGGGCGTCAGTACGCGGACCATCCGCCGCGACCTCGCGGCGCTCGGGGAGGCCGGCTTCCCGGTGTACTGCGACGAGGAAGGCGAGGCCACGAAGCGCTGGAAGCTCGACCAGCGTCCGTTCCGGGGGCTCGAAGACAACGCTTCACGCTGCTCGAACTCTGTGCCCTCTACTTCAGTCGATCGCTGCTCGAGTGCCTGGCGGGCACGCCGTTCCGCAACGACCTGA
- a CDS encoding HlyD family efflux transporter periplasmic adaptor subunit, producing the protein MVDIPRPDQARKRRLKRATYAVVGITVLFLVTIGVSRLKPAAPSVDRATVWVDTVKRGPMLRQVRGTGTLVPEDIRWIPAVTDGRVERIILRPGAVVTPDTVILELSNPELNQSVFEAELQLRAAEAQLQNRRVELDSQLLTQRAQLATVEAEFRQARLQAEADEILAKDGLTSELTMKISRSRAEELDNRTTIERQRLEMAEKGMRSQIAVQQAEVDRLRTLFELRRSQLDALKVRAGTAGVLQQVPVEVGARVTPGTNLARVADPGRLKAELRIAETQARDIALGQVAAVDTRNGVVAGRVSRIDPAATAGTVLVDVELVGDLPRGARPDLTVDGTIELERLDNVLYVGRPAFGQEQSTVGLFKLDGQGGASRTAVRLGRSSVNTIEVLEGLQPGDQVILSDMSAWDAFDRVRLN; encoded by the coding sequence ATGGTCGATATTCCCCGTCCGGATCAGGCTCGCAAGCGGCGCCTGAAGCGGGCCACCTACGCGGTGGTCGGGATCACGGTGCTGTTCCTCGTCACGATCGGCGTCTCACGGCTCAAGCCGGCAGCGCCGTCGGTCGACCGGGCGACCGTGTGGGTCGACACCGTGAAGCGCGGCCCGATGCTGCGCCAGGTTCGCGGCACCGGCACGCTCGTGCCCGAGGACATCCGGTGGATTCCCGCGGTCACCGATGGGCGGGTCGAGCGAATCATCCTCCGCCCCGGCGCCGTCGTCACTCCCGACACGGTCATTCTCGAGTTGAGCAACCCGGAGTTGAACCAGAGCGTGTTCGAGGCCGAGCTGCAACTGCGGGCCGCCGAGGCCCAGCTCCAGAACCGCCGGGTCGAGCTCGACAGCCAGCTGCTCACCCAGCGCGCCCAGCTCGCGACGGTCGAAGCCGAATTCCGACAGGCCCGGCTCCAGGCCGAGGCCGACGAGATCCTGGCGAAGGACGGCCTGACGAGCGAACTGACGATGAAGATCTCGCGGTCGCGAGCCGAGGAGCTCGACAACCGGACGACCATCGAGCGTCAGCGCCTCGAGATGGCCGAGAAGGGCATGCGGTCGCAGATCGCCGTGCAGCAGGCCGAGGTCGATCGGCTGCGCACGCTCTTCGAGTTGCGCCGCTCACAGCTCGACGCGCTCAAGGTGCGCGCGGGCACCGCCGGTGTGCTGCAGCAGGTGCCCGTCGAGGTGGGGGCCCGGGTGACCCCCGGCACCAATCTCGCGCGCGTGGCCGATCCTGGGCGCCTCAAGGCCGAGCTGCGGATTGCCGAAACGCAGGCCCGCGACATCGCGCTCGGCCAGGTCGCCGCCGTCGACACGCGCAACGGGGTCGTGGCGGGCCGGGTCTCGCGCATCGACCCGGCCGCGACCGCCGGCACCGTGCTCGTCGACGTCGAGCTGGTCGGCGACCTGCCCCGGGGTGCGCGTCCCGATCTGACGGTCGACGGCACGATTGAACTCGAGCGGCTCGACAACGTCTTGTACGTGGGACGCCCGGCATTCGGACAGGAACAGAGCACCGTCGGGCTCTTCAAGCTCGACGGGCAGGGCGGGGCGTCGCGCACCGCGGTCCGGCTCGGGCGCAGCTCGGTGAACACCATCGAGGTTCTCGAGGGCCTGCAGCCGGGCGACCAGGTGATCCTGTCCGACATGTCGGCCTGGGATGCTTTCGACCGCGTGCGCTTGAACTGA
- a CDS encoding ABC transporter ATP-binding protein, which produces MSTNGQPLIKLEGVKKVFLTDEVETHALAGIQLEVQTGEYLAIAGPSGCGKSTLLSILGLLDTPSEGRYWLNGRPVEQLSLSERARTRNREIGFIFQSFNLIGDLTVFENVELPLTYRGMKASERKSRVGEALERVGMAHRAKHLPSQLSGGQQQRVAVARAVVGQPLILLADEPTGNLDSKNGEVVMDLLRELHKGGATICMVTHDPRYAAHADRSIHLFDGHVVEENHHTAVV; this is translated from the coding sequence ATGTCCACCAACGGCCAGCCGCTGATCAAACTCGAAGGTGTCAAGAAGGTCTTCCTGACCGACGAAGTGGAGACGCACGCGCTCGCCGGCATCCAGCTCGAGGTGCAGACCGGCGAGTACCTCGCCATCGCGGGCCCGTCGGGCTGTGGCAAGTCGACGCTGCTGTCGATCCTGGGCCTGCTCGACACGCCCTCCGAGGGCCGCTACTGGTTGAACGGCCGACCCGTGGAACAGCTGTCGCTCTCCGAGCGGGCCCGTACGCGGAACCGCGAGATCGGGTTCATCTTCCAGAGCTTCAACCTGATTGGCGATCTCACCGTCTTCGAGAACGTCGAGCTGCCGCTGACCTATCGGGGCATGAAGGCGTCGGAGCGGAAGTCGCGCGTCGGCGAGGCGCTCGAGCGGGTGGGCATGGCGCATCGCGCCAAGCACCTGCCGAGCCAGCTCTCGGGCGGCCAGCAGCAGCGGGTCGCGGTGGCGCGGGCCGTCGTCGGCCAGCCGCTCATCCTGCTCGCCGACGAGCCGACCGGCAACCTCGATTCGAAGAACGGCGAGGTGGTGATGGACCTGCTGCGCGAGCTGCACAAGGGAGGCGCGACCATCTGCATGGTGACGCACGACCCGCGGTACGCCGCCCACGCCGACCGAAGCATCCACCTGTTCGACGGACACGTCGTCGAGGAGAACCACCACACAGCCGTCGTGTGA
- a CDS encoding PD-(D/E)XK nuclease family protein has protein sequence MRFLDQIADACRREPRKAKWVVVPTHALGHTLGDRLALGGVSWGNLRFRTVTDLALETAGPALAGSGVSPMAPELGPPLMLRLLLDLPPDTPSYFRPLATERRMAAAVWRSLYDLRMAGITAETFDRSACTHPGKAGELHALLDAYETWLRLERMADAADLLRAATAEAASGPVGPNDVLLVWPDRVWTPLEQAWLAALPAERIPSRVAASGMARPRRFRGTHVEFVAATPWAAAWSPLGGLDSARSEDVASPGPATINVFRAGGHEAEVEEVFRRMAAHDLPLDAVEIACASPRGHTLVWERAAALGWPATVARGLPVAMTGPGRAVLSWSRWVDADVSAGGLRQMLALGGLRYVGPDGSGAAAAARLLARSDATWGRSTYDPALARLAAAERARAADPDLDDERRTRAAATVERAEHLAAWIGRLVGLVPDAGPEGTVDVLTVAHGAIRLLDEFVVIPDEGRAAWDAQARLDRLAHAALCEELQGLAVLAGWRVPLADALAFVREAIDRLEVGGDRARPGCLHITSLASAGLVGRRETFVVGVEEGRLFPVLIEDPVLLDAERARLSPDLQTSHDRASEAVHLVMTRLAELEGRVTFSFSCRDLREARAAFPSWVLLQAARLQAGEPALSYEDLAVRLGAPVTLVPALADAALDAGGWWLATLRHGALAGPAVETLVDAAWPGLAAGRAAAQARERDAFSAFDGWVPEAGAALDPRQSGRPQSPTRLEAFAACPYRYFLEQGLGLAEFEVEQRTLDRWLDPLTRGSLLHRLYAEVLRRARTRRRPLVPADDREWAIALADAELARLREAMPPPSEPVFDRERRELLTDLEVFLEGEAADRSRVAVALEVGFGLPGDDAGESLGSAAPVDLRLSGRRHVRIRGRIDRIDRLDTGGYEVIDYKTGRFDRREWTGTFRGGRMLQHALYGLAATELLRAEDTTVHVERGTYYFSTRRGRRQRVSVAAPPAAEVVTLLDHLFDVAAAGAFVHTADEHDCRYCRFAAACLKDHGRAARKLAADPVLTPFTVVRRHA, from the coding sequence ATGCGGTTTCTCGATCAGATTGCCGACGCCTGCCGGCGCGAACCCCGGAAAGCGAAGTGGGTCGTCGTGCCGACGCACGCCCTGGGGCACACGCTCGGAGATCGTCTGGCACTTGGCGGCGTGTCGTGGGGCAATCTGCGCTTTCGCACGGTGACCGATCTCGCCCTCGAAACGGCGGGGCCGGCCCTCGCCGGCTCCGGCGTCTCGCCGATGGCGCCAGAGCTCGGCCCGCCCCTCATGCTGCGGCTGCTGCTCGATCTGCCTCCCGACACGCCGTCGTACTTCCGGCCGCTCGCGACCGAGCGGCGAATGGCCGCGGCCGTCTGGCGCTCGCTGTACGACCTGCGGATGGCCGGCATCACCGCGGAGACGTTCGATCGATCGGCGTGCACCCACCCCGGAAAGGCTGGCGAACTGCACGCCCTGCTCGACGCGTACGAGACGTGGCTTCGGCTGGAACGCATGGCGGACGCTGCCGACCTGCTGCGGGCCGCCACGGCCGAAGCGGCGTCGGGGCCGGTCGGCCCGAACGACGTGCTGCTCGTGTGGCCCGACCGGGTCTGGACGCCGCTCGAGCAGGCGTGGCTCGCGGCGCTCCCGGCCGAGCGCATCCCGTCCAGGGTTGCGGCGTCTGGTATGGCCCGCCCCCGACGCTTCAGGGGGACGCACGTCGAGTTCGTGGCCGCGACACCGTGGGCAGCGGCCTGGAGTCCGCTCGGCGGCCTCGATTCGGCTCGGTCGGAGGACGTGGCGTCGCCGGGGCCCGCCACCATCAACGTGTTTCGCGCGGGTGGCCACGAGGCCGAGGTCGAGGAAGTGTTCCGACGCATGGCGGCCCACGACCTCCCACTCGACGCGGTCGAGATTGCGTGCGCCTCGCCCAGGGGCCACACCCTGGTCTGGGAGCGGGCGGCCGCGCTCGGCTGGCCGGCGACCGTGGCCCGGGGGCTGCCCGTGGCCATGACGGGGCCTGGACGGGCCGTGCTGTCGTGGAGCCGGTGGGTCGATGCCGACGTCTCGGCCGGTGGATTGCGTCAGATGCTGGCGCTCGGGGGCCTCCGCTATGTGGGTCCCGACGGCAGCGGGGCCGCCGCGGCGGCACGGCTGCTCGCCCGGTCCGACGCCACCTGGGGCCGCTCGACCTACGACCCGGCGCTCGCGCGACTCGCCGCGGCCGAGCGGGCACGGGCGGCCGACCCCGATCTCGACGATGAGCGGCGAACGCGCGCTGCGGCGACGGTCGAGCGCGCCGAGCACCTCGCCGCGTGGATCGGCCGACTGGTCGGCCTCGTGCCCGACGCCGGCCCCGAGGGCACGGTCGATGTCCTCACGGTCGCGCACGGGGCCATCCGCCTGCTCGACGAGTTCGTCGTGATCCCGGACGAAGGGCGCGCAGCGTGGGACGCGCAGGCGCGGCTCGACCGGCTGGCTCACGCGGCGCTCTGCGAGGAGCTCCAGGGACTCGCCGTGCTCGCCGGCTGGCGCGTCCCGCTCGCCGACGCGCTGGCCTTCGTGCGCGAGGCCATCGACCGCCTCGAGGTGGGCGGCGACCGGGCCCGGCCCGGGTGCCTGCACATCACCTCGCTCGCCTCGGCCGGACTGGTCGGGCGTCGCGAGACCTTCGTCGTCGGCGTCGAAGAGGGGCGGCTGTTCCCCGTCCTCATCGAAGACCCTGTGCTGCTCGACGCCGAGCGTGCCCGGCTGTCGCCAGACCTCCAGACGTCGCACGATCGAGCCAGTGAGGCCGTCCACCTCGTGATGACCCGCCTCGCCGAGCTCGAGGGGCGGGTCACCTTCAGCTTCAGCTGCCGCGATCTGCGAGAAGCCCGCGCGGCGTTCCCGTCGTGGGTGCTCCTTCAGGCGGCGCGCCTGCAGGCGGGTGAGCCGGCGCTGTCGTACGAAGACCTCGCGGTGCGCCTCGGCGCGCCCGTCACGCTGGTTCCGGCCCTGGCCGACGCGGCTCTCGACGCCGGCGGCTGGTGGCTCGCGACGCTCCGGCACGGGGCGCTCGCGGGACCGGCCGTCGAGACGCTGGTCGATGCCGCCTGGCCCGGCCTGGCCGCCGGTCGCGCCGCGGCCCAGGCACGCGAGCGCGACGCGTTCTCGGCGTTCGATGGCTGGGTGCCAGAGGCCGGTGCCGCCCTCGACCCCCGCCAGAGCGGTCGGCCGCAGTCGCCGACGCGCCTCGAGGCCTTCGCGGCGTGCCCGTATCGCTACTTCCTCGAACAGGGGCTGGGTCTCGCCGAGTTCGAAGTGGAACAGCGCACGCTCGACCGGTGGCTCGACCCCCTGACCCGAGGCTCGCTGCTGCACCGGCTGTACGCCGAGGTGCTTCGCCGGGCTCGCACCCGCCGTCGGCCGCTCGTGCCGGCCGACGACCGCGAGTGGGCGATCGCCCTGGCCGACGCCGAGCTCGCGCGGCTGCGCGAGGCGATGCCGCCACCGTCCGAACCGGTCTTCGACCGCGAGCGACGCGAGCTGCTGACCGATCTCGAGGTGTTCCTCGAGGGCGAGGCCGCGGATCGGTCGCGCGTCGCGGTCGCGCTCGAGGTCGGGTTCGGTCTGCCCGGCGACGACGCGGGCGAGTCGCTGGGGTCGGCGGCACCGGTCGACCTTCGCCTGTCGGGTCGCCGTCACGTGAGGATTCGGGGGCGCATCGACCGCATCGACCGGCTCGACACGGGCGGGTACGAAGTCATCGACTACAAGACCGGCCGGTTCGATCGCCGCGAGTGGACCGGCACGTTTCGCGGCGGCCGGATGCTCCAGCACGCGCTCTACGGTCTCGCGGCGACCGAGTTGCTGCGCGCCGAGGATACGACGGTCCACGTCGAGCGCGGCACGTACTACTTCAGTACGCGCCGCGGCCGCCGGCAGCGGGTGAGCGTGGCCGCGCCGCCCGCGGCCGAGGTCGTGACGTTGCTCGATCACCTCTTCGACGTCGCGGCCGCCGGCGCGTTCGTCCACACCGCTGATGAACACGACTGCCGTTACTGCCGTTTCGCGGCCGCCTGCCTGAAGGATCACGGTCGCGCCGCGCGGAAGCTCGCGGCCGATCCGGTGCTGACGCCGTTCACCGTGGTGCGTCGCCATGCCTAG